From the Bacteroidales bacterium genome, the window AATTCACCAAGATATGGTAAATAATTTCTCATTTTCTGTCCGTTAGTTGAGTTTACATTAAGATAACCGACAAACTTATTTCCCGATGACCTTGCTTGCCCTTTGATTTCAAGGAATACATCAACAGCTTTCTTTTCACTGCCAATAATTAAAGTATTGAATCCGATAATTCCTCTTTGGATTTTACTTGCAGTTACTGATGTTATAATTAACCTGAAAGTATAAGTAAATAGAAAATGAAATATGAACAAGCTGAAAAATGACTTGTAGTACCCCCTGTATGAAGTAACAATATCATCAAGCAAAACCACGAAGAAAATTATAAGTACACCGATTATAGATATAAATAATGTTTGCTCTAATTCTTTTAATCGCGATTTTCTGTATACTTCTTTGTACGAGCCGTTAATTGTATAAAGCATGAGCCAGAATAAAGGCATCAAAACAGAACCCAGATATAGATTGTCATCAAGTAATATCTGCTCTTTACCGATAATCTGAATGGGGTCGATGGAAATTTTCCTGTAAACAAAAAACAAAATCCATGCAAACACTGTTGCCAGCATGTCGAAGAAAACATATTTAAAAACCTGCCACTTCTTGTTCATAAAATATCCTAAAATGAAATAAGTTTTATATTATCAATGTATAAATTTTTTGCTGATGAAGAATGAGAATAAAAATATATTTTATAGCTCAAAGCATTGTTAGCACTTATAAAGCTTGTGAGATTAATATATATTTTATTCCATTCGTCTGAAGGCAGAATTGTCACCAGCGATTCTTTGTATTGCTGACTTGTTGTAAAATTGGCAATCATTCCCACTTCAAAATTATTATCGTTTTTATAATCTATTTCAAGCATTACAGGTGAATTGTTTGTTGGTAAAGAATAGTCGTTGATTGTGCTACATTCAAAAACAGTATCTGTGCCGACTAAATGGATGGCTCCGCATTTTTTATTGTTAGATGTAGGATTTCCTCTGTCTTCAATAACAATACTTGTATCGCTGAGTGAAGTTTTTTCAAATATTGTTCCCGGATTTTCAAAATCTTCCTTAAAAGCAAATTTAGCACTTGCAATATATTGAACCGAAGGATAAATAGCTCTTATAGTATCTTTAACTAATTTAAAATTTGAATTGATATATGATTCATAAAACGGATATTTAGAGCGATACCCTGCCATGCCATTAAGTTTAATACCGGGACCAATTTCGATTTTATGATTTCCTTCATTAAGAATCGGGATTGTTGCAGGAAGCTCAAAAGCCCCTATTGCATCGTCATCAATATATACCCATGCATCAGAAATATTATTTGAGCTGTCGCCCTGTGTGGAATAATTTGTATTTAAATCAATTTTATTGATATGAATGTATGAAGGAGTTTCTTCTGCGGGGTTAATGACTTTACATGAGCCGAACGCGATAAATAAAAAAAACGCTAAAATTATAATTCGGGTATATAATTTCATTATAATTTGATTATAATTTCTATTGCTTCAGCTACATATACTTTAACGCAAGAAAACTGCAATTATTGTATAGAAAAACAAATTTAAATTGAAGTCAAGCTGTAATTAAGTTTGTCAATAATTTTATGAGCAACTTCAAGTGCTTTGAATCCATCAACGACAGATATCTGAGGTTGGGTGTTTTTTACAATACAGTCCAAAAATGCTTCCAATTCGGTTTTTATAGCATTTATAGGATTAATTTCAGGTGAATCGTAATAAATTATTTTCTTTCCTTTATCATTACCAAGGTCTATTGTCATTGCAAAAGGGTTACCAATGCCTTCTTCAATATTTTTCAGGCGGAAAATTTTTGTTTCTTTATCAAGAAAATCGACTGAAATATATGCATCTCTCTGAAAGAATCTCGTTTTTCGCATATTCTTAAGGGAAATTCTGCTTGCTGTGAGGTTTGCAACACAACCATTGTCAAATTCAATTCTTGCATTTGCAATGTCGGGAGTTTCGCTAACGACGGCAACTCCACTTACACTTACTTTTTTAATATTTGAATTTACTACACTCAAAACAATATCAATATCATGAATCATCAAGTCGAGTATTACCGAAACGTCAGTACCACGCGGGTTAAATTGAGCTAAACGATGGCTTTCTATAAACATCGGATGCAAGCAATATGGCTTTGCTGCAATAAAAGCGGGATTAAACCTTTCGACATGACCAACCTGTACCTTGACACCGGCTTCTTTCGTTAGTTTCACAAGTTCTTTTGCCTCTGCCAAAGTATTGGTTAAAGGTTTTTC encodes:
- a CDS encoding Gfo/Idh/MocA family oxidoreductase — protein: MLKIGVIGVGHLGKIHINCIREIEGFNLVGFYDIDKAKSAEVSGELNFKNYDSFDELLNDVDVVDVVSPTISHFEYTAKALRKSKHVFVEKPLTNTLAEAKELVKLTKEAGVKVQVGHVERFNPAFIAAKPYCLHPMFIESHRLAQFNPRGTDVSVILDLMIHDIDIVLSVVNSNIKKVSVSGVAVVSETPDIANARIEFDNGCVANLTASRISLKNMRKTRFFQRDAYISVDFLDKETKIFRLKNIEEGIGNPFAMTIDLGNDKGKKIIYYDSPEINPINAIKTELEAFLDCIVKNTQPQISVVDGFKALEVAHKIIDKLNYSLTSI